In Macaca fascicularis isolate 582-1 chromosome 15, T2T-MFA8v1.1, one genomic interval encodes:
- the UCK1 gene encoding uridine-cytidine kinase 1, producing MASAGGDECEGAAPEADRPHQRPFLIGVSGGTASGKSTVCEKIMELLGQNEVEQRQRKVVILSQDRFYKVLTAEQKAKALKGQYNFDHPDAFDNDLMHRTLKNIVEGKTVEVPTYDFVTHSRLPETTVVYPADVVLFEGILVFYSQEIRDMFHLRLFVDTDSDVRLSRRVLRDVRRGRDLEQILTQYTTFVKPAFEEFCLPTKKYADVIIPRGVDNMVAINLIVQHIQDILNGDICKWHRGGSNGRSYKRTFSEPGDHPGMLTSGKRSHLESSSRPH from the exons ATGGCTTCGGCGGGAGGCGACGAGTGCGAGGGCGCAGCGCCAGAGGCCGACCGACCGCACCAGCGGCCCTTCCTGATCGGGGTGAGCGGCGGAACTGCCAGCGGGAAG TCGACCGTGTGTGAGAAGATCATGGAGCTGCTGGGACAGAACGAGGTGGAGCAGCGGCAGCGGAAGGTGGTCATCCTGAGCCAGGACAGGTTCTACAAGGTCCTGACGGCAGAGCAGAAGGCCAAGGCCTTGAAGGGACAGTACAACTTCGATCACCCAG ATGCCTTTGATAATGATTTGATGCACAGGACTCTGAAGAACATTGTAGAGGGCAAAACTGTGGAGGTGCCGACCTATGATTTTGTGACGCACTCAAG GTTACCAGAGACCACGGTGGTCTACCCTGCAGACGTGGTTCTGTTTGAGGGCATCTTGGTGTTCTACAGCCAGGAGATCCGCGACATGTTCCACCTGCGCCTCTTTGTGGACACCGACTCCGACGTCAGGCTGTCTCGAAGAG TTCTCCGGGACGTGCGCCGAGGGAGGGACCTGGAGCAGATTCTGACACAGTACACTACCTTCGTGAAGCCGGCCTTCGAGGAGTTCTGCCTGCCG ACAAAGAAGTATGCTGACGTGATCATCCCGCGAGGAGTGGACAATATGG TTGCCATCAACCTGATCGTGCAGCACATCCAGGACATTCTGAATGGTGACATCTGCAAATGGCACCGAGGAGGGTCCAATGGGCGGAGCTACAAGAGGACCTTTTCCGAGCCAGGGGACCACCCTGGGATGCTGACCTCTGGCAAACGGTCACACTTGGAGTCCAGCAGCAGACCCCACTGA